In the genome of Hippoglossus hippoglossus isolate fHipHip1 chromosome 4, fHipHip1.pri, whole genome shotgun sequence, one region contains:
- the ano8b gene encoding anoctamin-8 isoform X3 — translation MPDTGTAAAAAAAASSAATVAGDGPGSSRHRHRAQQGDAERPEPGAAAAPASSGVLDKLFGKRLLQAGRHIMSHKSWMKTVPTENCDVLMTFADATDDHTLLWLLNHIRLGIPELIIQIRHHKRTRVYAFFVTATYENLLRGADEMGLRKAVKPEFGGGTRSFSCEEDYIYENIESELCFFTSQERQSIIKYWLENLRAKHGEVLHNINFLEGQPIIPELSARGVIQQMFPLHEQRILGQLMKSWVQAVCEKQPLDDICDYFGVKIAMYFAWLGFYTTSMLYPAVIGFVLWMLTESDQTSRDICCVVFALFNVVWATLFLERWKRRGAELAYKWGTLDTPSESLEEPRPQFRGVKRCSPVTGCEEFYYPPWRRRVFRWLVSLPICILCLCFVFLVMLICFELQEFVMGIKEMPRLARFIPKIMLAITVTACDEVYRKIACWLNDMENYRLQSAYEKNLIIKMVLFQFVNSYLSLFYIGFYLKDMERLKEMLLVLSLLRSLQRQVRVNLLPSLLFKIKMFMISVPWFSRTFLRSKVRAPVPPRGGRSEMLATLLIIRQFLQNVKEVLQPYLYERHKLGELSLRAMWDLLLSVLLKYARLAAGKAQVSPTDQHMPGPGLRGTRPGLGQPDRREKKCLNGGCGVPDEEEGGERDEADSGRFSEGETEEESLIDCGLKLRKVSFIEKVDRRPVCTGPPIDNSYLDEGSPTMVEKGMDPSSVFEMCDDDDDNDIHDVKEAGGGGTGAAEGVNAAAAAAAAAPLPSGSESSTSLRHRRRGRSTERPEPKTKRESWMDPPAERESTTLTQAEMESCMQTYADTFQDYQEMFVQFGYVVLFSSAFPLAAMCALINNIIEIRSDAFKLCTGLQRPFGLRVESIGQWQTAMEAMGLIAIIVNCYLIGQCGQLQRLFPWLSPEMAIISIVILEHFAILLKYIIHVAIPDIPTWVREEMAKLDYQRREAFKKHERQAQQHYQQLQRRKREEEERQRQAEHMARRERERDDSKGDSSGDHHHDKSHGSKSRAGGGGGGGGGGSDKPKRPSSLLANNNVMKLKQIIPLQSKFSSGGARSPQSPTSNEPKLPGFLSFKFLKSPENKKEGVASAASANNSTASASSSSSSLGSSSQERSQSPSKAFNPGKLFNFGKSEGGTCVNGAALPRPGEGASERHISRSDLNGVPDEIPSPGGEDSENGPSTVVDAAGSKV, via the exons ataaGCTGTTCGGAAAGCGGCTGCTGCAGGCTGGGAGACACATCATGTCTCATAAGTCTTGGATGAAAACGGTGCCCACAGAGAACTGTGACGTCCTCATGACATTTGCAG ACGCCACAGATGACCACACGTTACTATGGCTACTGAACCACATCCGGCTAGGAATCCCAGAGCTCATCATACAAATTCGACATCACAAGCGCACACGAGTCTACGCGTTCTTTGTCACCGCCACGTATGAAAA tttgttgcGAGGTGCTGACGAGATGGGACTGAGGAAAGCGGTGAAGCCCGAGTTCGGAGGAGGAACGCGCAGCTTCTCCTGCGAGGAGGACTACATCTACGAGAACATCGAGAGCGAGCTGTGCTTCTTCACGTCACAG GAGAGGCAGAGCATCATTAAATACTGGCTGGAAAATCTACGTGCCAAACACGGGGAGGTGCTTCACAATATCAACTTCCTGGAGGGCCAGCCAATCA TCCCGGAGCTGAGTGCGCGAGGTGTGATCCAGCAGATGTTTCCTCTCCATGAGCAGAGGATCCTGGGTCAGCTGATGAAGTCCTGGGTCCAGGCTGTTTGTGAGAAACAACCTTTAG ATGATATCTGTGACTATTTCGGGGTGAAGATCGCCATGTATTTTGCCTGGTTGGGTTTCTACACCACATCCATGTTGTATCCTGCTGTGATCGGCTTTGTGCTGTGGATGCTCACCGAGTCAGATCAG ACGAGCCGTGACATCTGCTGTGTGGTGTTTGCCCTGTTCAACGTCGTGTGGGCCACTCTGTTCCTGGAGCggtggaagaggaggggggctGAGCTGGCGTACAAGTGGGGAACTCTGGACACGCCGTCTGAATCCCTGGAGGAACCACGGCCTCAGTTCCGG ggaGTCAAGCGCTGTAGTCCCGTAACAGGATGTGAGGAGTTCTACTATCCTCCGTGGAGGAGGCGTGTATTCAGGTGGCTGGTCAGCCTGCCCATCTGtatcctctgtctctgttttgtcTTCCTGGTCATGCTCATCTGCTTTGAGCTGCAG gaattTGTGATGGGGATCAAGGAAATGCCTCGGCTAGCTCGCTTCATCCCCAAAATAATGCTAGCCATCACTGTGACGGCATGTGACGAGGTGTACAGGAAAATCGCCTGCTGGCTCAACGACATGG AAAACTATAGACTCCAGAGTGCCTATGAGAAAAATCTCATCATCAAAATGGTTCTT TTTCAGTTTGTAAATTCTTATCTCAGCCTTTTTTACATTGGATTCTACCTCAAAGACATGGAGCGTCTGAAAGAG ATGCTGCTGGTGTTGTCTCTGTTGAGGAGTCTGCAGCGGCAGGTCCGGGTTAACCTGctgccctccctcctcttcaagATCAAGATGTTTATGATCTCTGTCCCCTGGTTCTCCAGGACTTTTCTCAGGTCCAAAGTACGAGCCCCTGTTCCTCCTCGGGgtgggaggtcagag ATGCTGGCCACTCTGCTCATCATACGCCAGTTCCTTCAAAATGTGAAGGAGGTGCTGCAGCCTTATCTGTATGAGCGCCACAAGCTGGGCGAGCTCTCACTGCGAGCCATGTGGGACCTGCTGCTCTCAGTGCTGCTGAAATATGCCCGGCTGGCAGCTGGGAAAGCCCAGGTCTCTCCCACTGACCAGCACATGCCGGGACCTGGACTGAGGGGCACGCGGCCTGGGCTGGGGCAGCCAGACAGGAG GGAGAAGAAGTGTTTAAACGGGGGGTGCGGGGTGCccgatgaagaggagggaggtgagaggGACGAGGCCGACAGTGGGAGGTTCAGCGAAGGAGAGACTGAGGAGGAAAGTCTGATCGACTGCGGTTTGAAGCTGAGGAAGGTCAGCTTCATAGAGAAG GTGGACAGAAGACCCGTCTGCACTGGACCCCCCATAGACAACAGTTACCTGGATGAAGGGAGCCCCACCATGGTGGAAAAGGGAATGGACCCGTcctctgtgtttgaaatgtgtgaCGACGACGACGATAATGACATCCATGATGTGAAGGAGGCTGGTGGGGGAGGGACAGGTGCGGCTGAGGGAgttaatgctgctgctgccgctgctgctgctgctccacttccCTCTGGCTCTGAGAGCAGCACGTCACTGCGACACAGGAGAAGAGGCAGGAGCACGGAGAGACCCGAGCCTAAAACCAAAAGGGAATCGTGGATGGACCCccctgcagagagggagagcaccACGCTCACTCAGGCTGAGATGGAGAGCTGCATGCAGACTTATGCT GACACCTTCCAGGACTACCAGGAGATGTTTGTCCAGTTCGGATACGTGGTGCTCTTCTCCTCAGCCTTCCCCCTGGCGGCCATGTGCGCGCTCATCAACAACATCATCGAGATCCGCAGCGATGCCTTCAAGCTCTGCACCGGCCTGCAGAGGCCGTTTGGACTCCGAGTGGAGAGCATCGGCCAGTGGCAG ACTGCAATGGAAGCCATGGGCCTGATCGCCATCATAGTGAACTGTTACCTGATTGGTCAGTGTGGTCAGCTGCAGCGTCTGTTCCCGTGGCTCAGCCCGGAGATGGCCATCATCTCCATCGTCATCCTCGAG cacTTTGCCATTCTCCTGAAGTACATCATCCACGTGGCCATACCTGACATCCCTACATGGGTCCGAGAGGAGATGGCTAAACTGGATTATCAGCGCAGGGAGGCCTTCAAG AAGCACGAGCGACAGGCGCAGCAGCAttaccagcagctgcagaggaggaagagggaggaagaggagaggcagaggcaggcGGAGCACATGGCccggagggagagggagcgggaCGACAGCAAGGGTGACTCCTCTGGGGATCACCACCATGACAAAAGTCACGGCAGCAAATCGCGGGccgggggtggaggagggggaggaggcggggggTCCGACAAACCCAAGAGGCCCAGCTCTCTGCTGGCCAACAACAACGTGATGAAGCTGAAGCAGATCATCCCGCTGCAGAGCAAGTTCTCCTCGGGTGGCGCCCGCTCCCCGCAGTCACCCACCAGCAACGAGCCAAAGCTCCCTGGGTTCCTGAGCTTCAAATTCCTCAAGTCACCTGAGAACAAGAAGGAAGGTGTGGCGTCTGCCGCCTCAGCCAACAATTCCACCGCATcggcatcatcatcatcttcatcattagGTAGCAGCTCTCAGGAGCGTTCTCAGTCACCCAGCAAAGCCTTCAACCCTGGGAAACTGTTTAACTTTGGGAAATCCGAGGGAGGGACGTGTGTGAACGGGGCGGCGCTGCCCAGACCCGGGGAGGGGGCATCAGAAAGACACATTTCCAGGTCTGACTTGAACGGCGTTCCAGACGAGATCCCCTCGCCCGGAGGGGAAGACTCTGAGAACGGACCTTCAACAGTTGTGGACGCGGCCGGCTCTAAAGTTTAG
- the ano8b gene encoding anoctamin-8 isoform X5: MPDTGTAAAAAAAASSAATVAGDGPGSSRHRHRAQQGDAERPEPGAAAAPASSGVLDKLFGKRLLQAGRHIMSHKSWMKTVPTENCDVLMTFADATDDHTLLWLLNHIRLGIPELIIQIRHHKRTRVYAFFVTATYENLLRGADEMGLRKAVKPEFGGGTRSFSCEEDYIYENIESELCFFTSQERQSIIKYWLENLRAKHGEVLHNINFLEGQPIIPELSARGVIQQMFPLHEQRILGQLMKSWVQAVCEKQPLDDICDYFGVKIAMYFAWLGFYTTSMLYPAVIGFVLWMLTESDQTSRDICCVVFALFNVVWATLFLERWKRRGAELAYKWGTLDTPSESLEEPRPQFRGVKRCSPVTGCEEFYYPPWRRRVFRWLVSLPICILCLCFVFLVMLICFELQEFVMGIKEMPRLARFIPKIMLAITVTACDEVYRKIACWLNDMENYRLQSAYEKNLIIKMVLFQFVNSYLSLFYIGFYLKDMERLKEMLATLLIIRQFLQNVKEVLQPYLYERHKLGELSLRAMWDLLLSVLLKYARLAAGKAQVSPTDQHMPGPGLRGTRPGLGQPDRREKKCLNGGCGVPDEEEGGERDEADSGRFSEGETEEESLIDCGLKLRKVSFIEKVDRRPVCTGPPIDNSYLDEGSPTMVEKGMDPSSVFEMCDDDDDNDIHDVKEAGGGGTGAAEGVNAAAAAAAAAPLPSGSESSTSLRHRRRGRSTERPEPKTKRESWMDPPAERESTTLTQAEMESCMQTYADTFQDYQEMFVQFGYVVLFSSAFPLAAMCALINNIIEIRSDAFKLCTGLQRPFGLRVESIGQWQTAMEAMGLIAIIVNCYLIGQCGQLQRLFPWLSPEMAIISIVILEHFAILLKYIIHVAIPDIPTWVREEMAKLDYQRREAFKKHERQAQQHYQQLQRRKREEEERQRQAEHMARRERERDDSKGDSSGDHHHDKSHGSKSRAGGGGGGGGGGSDKPKRPSSLLANNNVMKLKQIIPLQSKFSSGGARSPQSPTSNEPKLPGFLSFKFLKSPENKKEGVASAASANNSTASASSSSSSLGSSSQERSQSPSKAFNPGKLFNFGKSEGGTCVNGAALPRPGEGASERHISRSDLNGVPDEIPSPGGEDSENGPSTVVDAAGSKV, from the exons ataaGCTGTTCGGAAAGCGGCTGCTGCAGGCTGGGAGACACATCATGTCTCATAAGTCTTGGATGAAAACGGTGCCCACAGAGAACTGTGACGTCCTCATGACATTTGCAG ACGCCACAGATGACCACACGTTACTATGGCTACTGAACCACATCCGGCTAGGAATCCCAGAGCTCATCATACAAATTCGACATCACAAGCGCACACGAGTCTACGCGTTCTTTGTCACCGCCACGTATGAAAA tttgttgcGAGGTGCTGACGAGATGGGACTGAGGAAAGCGGTGAAGCCCGAGTTCGGAGGAGGAACGCGCAGCTTCTCCTGCGAGGAGGACTACATCTACGAGAACATCGAGAGCGAGCTGTGCTTCTTCACGTCACAG GAGAGGCAGAGCATCATTAAATACTGGCTGGAAAATCTACGTGCCAAACACGGGGAGGTGCTTCACAATATCAACTTCCTGGAGGGCCAGCCAATCA TCCCGGAGCTGAGTGCGCGAGGTGTGATCCAGCAGATGTTTCCTCTCCATGAGCAGAGGATCCTGGGTCAGCTGATGAAGTCCTGGGTCCAGGCTGTTTGTGAGAAACAACCTTTAG ATGATATCTGTGACTATTTCGGGGTGAAGATCGCCATGTATTTTGCCTGGTTGGGTTTCTACACCACATCCATGTTGTATCCTGCTGTGATCGGCTTTGTGCTGTGGATGCTCACCGAGTCAGATCAG ACGAGCCGTGACATCTGCTGTGTGGTGTTTGCCCTGTTCAACGTCGTGTGGGCCACTCTGTTCCTGGAGCggtggaagaggaggggggctGAGCTGGCGTACAAGTGGGGAACTCTGGACACGCCGTCTGAATCCCTGGAGGAACCACGGCCTCAGTTCCGG ggaGTCAAGCGCTGTAGTCCCGTAACAGGATGTGAGGAGTTCTACTATCCTCCGTGGAGGAGGCGTGTATTCAGGTGGCTGGTCAGCCTGCCCATCTGtatcctctgtctctgttttgtcTTCCTGGTCATGCTCATCTGCTTTGAGCTGCAG gaattTGTGATGGGGATCAAGGAAATGCCTCGGCTAGCTCGCTTCATCCCCAAAATAATGCTAGCCATCACTGTGACGGCATGTGACGAGGTGTACAGGAAAATCGCCTGCTGGCTCAACGACATGG AAAACTATAGACTCCAGAGTGCCTATGAGAAAAATCTCATCATCAAAATGGTTCTT TTTCAGTTTGTAAATTCTTATCTCAGCCTTTTTTACATTGGATTCTACCTCAAAGACATGGAGCGTCTGAAAGAG ATGCTGGCCACTCTGCTCATCATACGCCAGTTCCTTCAAAATGTGAAGGAGGTGCTGCAGCCTTATCTGTATGAGCGCCACAAGCTGGGCGAGCTCTCACTGCGAGCCATGTGGGACCTGCTGCTCTCAGTGCTGCTGAAATATGCCCGGCTGGCAGCTGGGAAAGCCCAGGTCTCTCCCACTGACCAGCACATGCCGGGACCTGGACTGAGGGGCACGCGGCCTGGGCTGGGGCAGCCAGACAGGAG GGAGAAGAAGTGTTTAAACGGGGGGTGCGGGGTGCccgatgaagaggagggaggtgagaggGACGAGGCCGACAGTGGGAGGTTCAGCGAAGGAGAGACTGAGGAGGAAAGTCTGATCGACTGCGGTTTGAAGCTGAGGAAGGTCAGCTTCATAGAGAAG GTGGACAGAAGACCCGTCTGCACTGGACCCCCCATAGACAACAGTTACCTGGATGAAGGGAGCCCCACCATGGTGGAAAAGGGAATGGACCCGTcctctgtgtttgaaatgtgtgaCGACGACGACGATAATGACATCCATGATGTGAAGGAGGCTGGTGGGGGAGGGACAGGTGCGGCTGAGGGAgttaatgctgctgctgccgctgctgctgctgctccacttccCTCTGGCTCTGAGAGCAGCACGTCACTGCGACACAGGAGAAGAGGCAGGAGCACGGAGAGACCCGAGCCTAAAACCAAAAGGGAATCGTGGATGGACCCccctgcagagagggagagcaccACGCTCACTCAGGCTGAGATGGAGAGCTGCATGCAGACTTATGCT GACACCTTCCAGGACTACCAGGAGATGTTTGTCCAGTTCGGATACGTGGTGCTCTTCTCCTCAGCCTTCCCCCTGGCGGCCATGTGCGCGCTCATCAACAACATCATCGAGATCCGCAGCGATGCCTTCAAGCTCTGCACCGGCCTGCAGAGGCCGTTTGGACTCCGAGTGGAGAGCATCGGCCAGTGGCAG ACTGCAATGGAAGCCATGGGCCTGATCGCCATCATAGTGAACTGTTACCTGATTGGTCAGTGTGGTCAGCTGCAGCGTCTGTTCCCGTGGCTCAGCCCGGAGATGGCCATCATCTCCATCGTCATCCTCGAG cacTTTGCCATTCTCCTGAAGTACATCATCCACGTGGCCATACCTGACATCCCTACATGGGTCCGAGAGGAGATGGCTAAACTGGATTATCAGCGCAGGGAGGCCTTCAAG AAGCACGAGCGACAGGCGCAGCAGCAttaccagcagctgcagaggaggaagagggaggaagaggagaggcagaggcaggcGGAGCACATGGCccggagggagagggagcgggaCGACAGCAAGGGTGACTCCTCTGGGGATCACCACCATGACAAAAGTCACGGCAGCAAATCGCGGGccgggggtggaggagggggaggaggcggggggTCCGACAAACCCAAGAGGCCCAGCTCTCTGCTGGCCAACAACAACGTGATGAAGCTGAAGCAGATCATCCCGCTGCAGAGCAAGTTCTCCTCGGGTGGCGCCCGCTCCCCGCAGTCACCCACCAGCAACGAGCCAAAGCTCCCTGGGTTCCTGAGCTTCAAATTCCTCAAGTCACCTGAGAACAAGAAGGAAGGTGTGGCGTCTGCCGCCTCAGCCAACAATTCCACCGCATcggcatcatcatcatcttcatcattagGTAGCAGCTCTCAGGAGCGTTCTCAGTCACCCAGCAAAGCCTTCAACCCTGGGAAACTGTTTAACTTTGGGAAATCCGAGGGAGGGACGTGTGTGAACGGGGCGGCGCTGCCCAGACCCGGGGAGGGGGCATCAGAAAGACACATTTCCAGGTCTGACTTGAACGGCGTTCCAGACGAGATCCCCTCGCCCGGAGGGGAAGACTCTGAGAACGGACCTTCAACAGTTGTGGACGCGGCCGGCTCTAAAGTTTAG